In the genome of Dyadobacter fermentans DSM 18053, the window GATCACTTCGTCCATTTTTGAACCGGTGTCGATCAATGCGGTTGCGATGATGGTCAGCGAGCCGCCGTTTTCCACATTACGGGCCGCACCGAAGAAGCGTTTCGGCTTGTGCAATGCATTGGCGTCCACACCACCGGAAAGGATTTTACCGGACGATGGCACCACGGTGTTGTATGCACGCGCGAGACGTGTGATGGAGTCAAGCAGAATCACGACGTCGTGGCCGCACTCCACCATTCTTTTGGCCTTTTCCAAAACAATGCTCGCTACTTTCACGTGGCGGTCAGCCTGCTCGTCGAATGTCGACGCGATTACTTCCGCGCGCACGCTGCGCTGCATGTCCGTTACCTCTTCCGGGCGTTCGTCGATCAGCAGGATCAGCAGGAACACTTCGGGGTGGTTACGGGTAATGGCATTTGCAATCTCTTTCAAAAGCACCGTTTTACCGGTTTTAGGCTGTGCGACGATCATACCGCGCTGGCCTTTCCCGATGGGTGCAAAGAGGTCGAGAATACGGGTCGAATATTGTTCCGGGCGCGAGCTCAGGCGCAGACATTCGTCGGGGAACAATGGGGTAAGGTATTCAAATGGAATACGGTCGCGGATTTCTTCGGTGGTTTTACCATTCACCGTCTCCACGCGGAGCAATGCAAAATATTTCTCACCTTCTTTCGGCGGGCGGATCTGGCCTTTTACCGTATCACCCGTTTTCAGACCGAACAATTTGATCTGCGAGGGCGAAACGTAAATATCGTCGGGGCTTGCGAGGTAATTGTAATCCGCAGAGCGAAGGAAGCCGTAGCCGCCATCCTGCATGATTTCGAGTACGCCTTCGTTGACGATCAGTCCGTCGAACTCCCTGACGTAGTTGTTATAGTTGCGTTTGATTTTGGAAGACGGATCTTCACGCTGAGCCTGAGGCTGCTGGTGCCGCTCCTGGCCCTCATGCTGGGGGCGTGGCTGGCGCTCTTCTCGTGGCTGACCAGCGGACTCCTGGGCCTGTGCGGCAGGTTTTTCCTCCTCTGTGTCTGCCACGGCTACTTCCGGTTCGGTGGTAGCCTCCACCTCGGAAGCAGTGTCGATTTCCTCTCTGCCGAGATCATTGAGCGTGTCGTTATCTTCGTCGATTTCGAGCGAAGTGTCAATATTTTTAGGCCTTTCTTCCTGGCGTTTCGGGAACTCCTGGCGGGCAGGCGTATCGAATAACGGTGCAGAAGAAGCCATGGACTGATTGATATCTTTTTTGTTACGGGCCGGACGGTTATTTCCGCCTTTGCTATTTACCGCAACGGGCACGGGAGTAGCCTCAACAGGCCTTCTGGCGCGTTTTTTCTTCGGTTCGGCGGCGTCGGCTGCGTTGATTTCCCCGGCGGGAGCTTCTGCTGTGGCTATTTCGGCAACAGAAGCGGGAGCTTCCTGCTGCGACACAATCCGGTTAATCAGTTCTTTTTTAGGAAGTTTGGCATGATCGGGTATTCCCAGAGCACCCGCTATTTCTCGTAGCTCTGATAAAAGCTTAATGTTTAAATCATCAATTGTAGGCATACAGAAAATGGAAAGTAAAGGGTCACTTTACCAATTGGACAATAAGGTTGTGAATATAATTGGATGTAACAGGACAGCGCGCCCTGCGGTCACGTGATGGTCATTGATAGGTTTATAAGCATTTGATGCGAAAGCCCGCGCGAAAGGCTTTACTAACTGCAAAACTTTGATGGATCAAATCTGAAAATTGTAACTGGTACAAACAGGAAGTATTGACAATAAATCGGCAAGATTTTGAACCTCGATAACGCTGGGATAAGAAGTTACCGCAAGATGGAATTTGGATTTATAAGTCGATACTGACTTGGATGGACGAAAGTAAATAGATAACGTTTAATTTCCAAATATTTAGCTTAAAAACCGTGCCAAGCGGCTTGTTATTGCTTTTTAATGTCAAAAAATCTTGGACAAAGTGGTTGCACTGATTATTTGGCGGAATGCAACGGCTTAATAGTCTTAGTTTTTGTGCCGGGAAAATCGGATTTTTGCCGGACTATGAACATTGTTGTGGATTCGGGGAACACCTTTTCGAAAATCGGATGGTTCGAAGGGGAAAAACTTATACGATATACGACGCACCTGGATTTCCCGGAATTGATCCGCAATATCCAAGCGGAGCTTCCGGAATACCTCTTCTTTTCGTCGGTCGGACCTACGCAGGAAGAGTTCCAGCAGGCGCTCGGAGCATCGCTGCCGGTGATCGGACTCACGCCCGACACGCCATTGCCGATCGTTAAGCATTACGACACCCCGCAAACGCTTGGCGCCGACCGCATTGCCGCCGCCGCGGGTGCCAATTTCCTGTTCCCGGGTGAAGACCTCGTCGTGATCGATATGGGCACCTGCATTACTTACGACGTGATCGACCGCGACGCGACGTTTCAGGGCGGGTTAATTTCTCCCGGCGTGCGGATGCGATTCAACGCCATGCATACGTTTACCAAAAGGCTCCCGCTATTCGAACCCGAAAAAGGCCCGGAACTGATCGGGAAAAGTACACGGCAAGCCATGCAAAGCGGCGTCATGAATGGTACCCTGGCCGAGATCGAAGGAATTATTGAACGTTACCGTCACAAATACCCAACTTTACGCGTAGTATTATGCGGTGGCGACGCGGCTTTTTTTGAAAGTAGCTTGAAACCACCCATCTTTGCGGTGCCGGAACTGGTTTTAATAGGATTGAACAGAATTTTAACATATAATGTCTCTTTACAGTAGAATAGGAATAGTCACGCTTGCCATTACACTCGGTTGGGGTTGTACAAATCTTGCAAAGGCACAAGGATTGGGCAATTCTCCGTATTCATCCCTGGGAATGGGTGAGTTTTACGGAGATGCATATTCCGATAATACTGCAATGGGAGGTTCCGGTGTGAGCACGGGAGGTGGTTTTCAGATCAATAACCTGAACCCCGCACTTTGGGTCCGCAACCGCTTTACCACGCTCGATGTGGGGCTGGTAGGCCAGTACAAAGAGGTTGCATCGGGCAATCTGCAACAGCGGAATGCCGGCGGAAACCTGGCGTATTTGTCGCTGTCGTTTCCCGTTACGCCCCGGTGGGTAATCGGTGCCAGCCTTAAACCTTACAGTTTCATCGACTACGAAAACTCCTTCACCCGCCCCGTTTCAGGATCCACGGGCGTTGCCGAATATACGGTTTCAGGAAAAGGCGGTGTGAACAAAGCTTCACTCGTCAATTCATTCCAGATCGGAAGATACGTAAGCCTGGGGTTGGAGAGCAGCTATTTCTTCGGCAACGTTCGCCGCTCTTCGGATGTACTGCTTTATGCCAACGGCGCTGCGTCCGATTACCTGGTAAGCCTCAACGAGCGTAACACCTATTCCGACATCGCTTTTCGTGCGGGCGGTACCGTACGAATTCCTCTCAAAAAGGCAAACAAGCTGAACCTGAACCTCGGTGGTGCATACAGTTTCGGCACGTCGCTGAATGCTACGAAAACCACCTCATTCGAATTGACACAAGGCTCTTTCCCGGTTGCATTGCCGGATACGCTGGAAAACAACCTCGGAGGTTCCATGAAAGTGCCGGAGCAATACCAGGTAGGCGCCAGCCTCGAATGGCCATTCAAAATGATTGTCTCGGTGGATTACAGTCACCAGAGTTGGTCACAATACAGAGGCTTTGGAAATGTCAATGAATCGCTCAACGATGTGAACCGCATGCACGTCGGAGTCGAGTACCTTCCGCGTTTTACGTCACTCAATTATTTCGACATTGTGCGCTATCGCCTCGGTTTCAGCCATGGCAATACGCCTTACACCATTGGCGCGACCAAAATCAAAGATACGAATGTAAGTCTCGGCTTTACGTTCCCAATGGGCCGTGGGTATGCCAACTTCCTGTCGGTAGCGCTGGTAGGCGGTCAGCGGGGCGTCAACTCCAACGGCGCGATCCGCGAGCGTTACGGAAAGGTTGTGCTGGGTATTACATTGTTGGAAAAGTGGTTCCAGAAGCGCTTGATCGAATAACAGATTGCTATGCGTAAATGGCTGATAGATATTTTTTTACCGAAAGGAGATAGTTGCTTATCTCCTTTTTGTATTGTGGCCATCTGCTCGATGCTTTTCCTGGCGTGCGAGTCCAAAAAGGATAAGATCGGCGCTGTGTACAACGGCCCGCTTGAAATCGTCAACGATCTGACGCTCAAATACAGCGAGCAGGGCAATATGAAGGTTTTGGTAAGAACACCGAAGTCCCTCACTTACCAGAACGAAAGCCGCGTTTTCCCGGATTCCGTCAACATCAGTTTCTTCGATTCGCTGGGTACCGTCGTAACGACGCTCCGTTCCGATTCGGGCCGGTACGACCGCAGTGCGGACGTGTATATTGTGAAGGGAAATGTGCGCGTGGTGAAGTCCGAGACGCGCGAGATTTTGACCACTTCCGAACTCAGCTGGAGCCCCGGCACGAGAAAGGTGTTTACGGATAAGGCTTTGTCCGTAAAAAATACGCAGACCTCGGAAATCACCAATGCGATCGGGATGGATGCGGAGCAGGATTTTTCGCGGATCAAGTTCCGGAAAGCGACGGGCGTCTACAAATTTACGGGCCCTTAGTCAGGCTTGCATTCCACCAAAGCCTTGTGCACAAATTCGATCGGCGTGTAAACGCTGTCCTTCCCCCATTTCATCGATACAAAGCTTACGATTTCCGCAATCTCGATCTCCGTTAATTTCGGGTTAGGAGGCATTGGCCGGCTGAATTTCTTGCCGTTCACGATAATCGTGTCGCTCATTCCGTACTGGATAATGCAGGCGACGCGGGCTTTGTCGGTCAGGATGGACGATCCCTCGATAGGCGGGTAAAGGTTGGACATTCCCTTGCCGTCCATTTGATGACAGTTGGCGCAATTCGTCATGAACAGCTGCTGCCCGGTCACGAAATACTGCTCACTTTTCAGTTCTTCGGAATTGCGGCAGGATGCCAGGCCCAGCATGGCCGATGCGAGCACAAGAGCCCTGGCACCCCGGTTACCTTGGAATAGTTTCATTTCTTGTACTCGGCCAGTAACCGTTCCATGTCGTTAAGCAGCTTTTTTGTACCCTCTTCGGTAGTGCCATCGTACATTCCGCGCACGTGTTTCTCCTTGTCTACGAGGATGAATGCACCACTGTGAATGTAGCCGCCTTGTACGGTGGAATCTTCCTTTGCGGTAGACATGTAGTTATTTTGTCCTATTTCATAGATCTTCGCTTTGTCGCCCGTAAGAAACTGCCATTGCTTGCCCTCCACGCCCAGATCTTTCGCAAACTTGTTCAGTACCGCCGGCGTATCGTGTTCGGGGTCGATAGAGTGGGAGAGGATCATGACGTCGGGATTATTCTTATACGCCTCGTAAACCTTCACCATTTGCTT includes:
- the rho gene encoding transcription termination factor Rho, giving the protein MPTIDDLNIKLLSELREIAGALGIPDHAKLPKKELINRIVSQQEAPASVAEIATAEAPAGEINAADAAEPKKKRARRPVEATPVPVAVNSKGGNNRPARNKKDINQSMASSAPLFDTPARQEFPKRQEERPKNIDTSLEIDEDNDTLNDLGREEIDTASEVEATTEPEVAVADTEEEKPAAQAQESAGQPREERQPRPQHEGQERHQQPQAQREDPSSKIKRNYNNYVREFDGLIVNEGVLEIMQDGGYGFLRSADYNYLASPDDIYVSPSQIKLFGLKTGDTVKGQIRPPKEGEKYFALLRVETVNGKTTEEIRDRIPFEYLTPLFPDECLRLSSRPEQYSTRILDLFAPIGKGQRGMIVAQPKTGKTVLLKEIANAITRNHPEVFLLILLIDERPEEVTDMQRSVRAEVIASTFDEQADRHVKVASIVLEKAKRMVECGHDVVILLDSITRLARAYNTVVPSSGKILSGGVDANALHKPKRFFGAARNVENGGSLTIIATALIDTGSKMDEVIFEEFKGTGNMELQLDRKLSNKRVFPAIDVMASGTRREDLLLDKEILKKVWILRKHMADMNAMESMDFLLEHMKGTRNNEEFLISMNR
- a CDS encoding type III pantothenate kinase, whose translation is MNIVVDSGNTFSKIGWFEGEKLIRYTTHLDFPELIRNIQAELPEYLFFSSVGPTQEEFQQALGASLPVIGLTPDTPLPIVKHYDTPQTLGADRIAAAAGANFLFPGEDLVVIDMGTCITYDVIDRDATFQGGLISPGVRMRFNAMHTFTKRLPLFEPEKGPELIGKSTRQAMQSGVMNGTLAEIEGIIERYRHKYPTLRVVLCGGDAAFFESSLKPPIFAVPELVLIGLNRILTYNVSLQ
- the lptC gene encoding LPS export ABC transporter periplasmic protein LptC translates to MAICSMLFLACESKKDKIGAVYNGPLEIVNDLTLKYSEQGNMKVLVRTPKSLTYQNESRVFPDSVNISFFDSLGTVVTTLRSDSGRYDRSADVYIVKGNVRVVKSETREILTTSELSWSPGTRKVFTDKALSVKNTQTSEITNAIGMDAEQDFSRIKFRKATGVYKFTGP
- a CDS encoding c-type cytochrome, which gives rise to MKLFQGNRGARALVLASAMLGLASCRNSEELKSEQYFVTGQQLFMTNCANCHQMDGKGMSNLYPPIEGSSILTDKARVACIIQYGMSDTIIVNGKKFSRPMPPNPKLTEIEIAEIVSFVSMKWGKDSVYTPIEFVHKALVECKPD
- a CDS encoding SCO family protein; the encoded protein is MNSKVKSILFRSLFVSSCVAAVAGCGSSDQKLPILGERDWVKKTVDGKEVVDTIYNKIPKFAFVNQYGDTITEKIVEDKIYVTDFFFTTCPTICPVMKKQMVKVYEAYKNNPDVMILSHSIDPEHDTPAVLNKFAKDLGVEGKQWQFLTGDKAKIYEIGQNNYMSTAKEDSTVQGGYIHSGAFILVDKEKHVRGMYDGTTEEGTKKLLNDMERLLAEYKK